A window of the Equus przewalskii isolate Varuska chromosome 10, EquPr2, whole genome shotgun sequence genome harbors these coding sequences:
- the SREBF1 gene encoding sterol regulatory element-binding protein 1 isoform X3, which translates to MDCTFEDMLQLINNQDSDFPGLFDPPYAGGRAGGTDPASPDVSSPGSLSPSPAMMSSPLEGFLGGPKATPPPLSPPPPAPTPLKMYPSVPAFSPGPGIKEEPVPLTVLQPATPQPLPGGLLPQSFSAPAPPQFSSAPVLGYPSPSGGFSTGSPPGSTLQPLPGLPLASLPAVPPGSLQTQVQNTAPQQLLTATATPTVAPGTTTVTSQIQQVPVLLQPHFIKAESLLLTTVKTDVGATVKAASISSLAPGTAVQTGPLQTLVSGGTILATVPLVVDPDKLPINRLAAGGKAPGSAQSRGEKRTAHNAIEKRYRSSINDKIVELKDLVVGTEAKLNKSAVLRKAIDYIRFLQQSNQKLKQENLSLRTAAHKSKSLKNLASACSRGGNTDTPMEGMKPEVVDTLSPPPSDDGSPSRSSPLSLGSRSSGSRSSGSDSEPDSPVFEDSQVKPEQLPSPHSRGMLDRSRLALCTLVFLCLSCNPLASLLGSWGLPGTSDATSMNHRPGRNMLGTEGRDGPGWSPWLLPPLIWLTNGLLVLVSLTLLFVYGEPVTRPHSGPAVRFWRHRKQADLDLARGDFAQATQQLWLALRALGRPLPTSHLDLACSLLWNLIRHLLQRLWVGRWLAGRAGSLQRDCALQADARASAREAALVYHQLHQLHTMGKYSGGPLAAASLALSAVNLGECAGDAVSTATLAEIYVAAALRVKTSLPRALHFLTGIFLSSARQACLAQSGSVPLAMQWLCHPVGHRFFVDGDWAVCGAPRESLYSVAGNPVDPLAQVTQLFREHLLERALNCVAQPNPSPGSADGDREFSDALGYLQLLNSCSDAAGTPACSFSISSSMATTTGTDPVAKWWASLTAVVTHWLRQDEEAAERLYPLVEHLPRALQESERPLPRAALHSVKAARALLGRGKADSGPASLALCEKASGYLQDSLATTPAGNSIDKAMQLLLCDLLLVARTSLWRRQQLPAPAQASQGPGSGAQASALELHGFQRDLSGLRRLAQSFRPAMRRVFLHEATARLMAGASPTRTHQLLDRSLRRRAGPCGKGGAAAELEPRPTRRERAEALLLASCYLPPGFLSAPGQRVGMLAEAARTLEKLGDRRLLHDCQQMLLRLGGGTTVTTG; encoded by the exons ATGGACTGCACGTTCGAAG ACATGCTTCAGCTCATCAACAACCAGGACAGCGACTTCCCTGGCCTGTTTGACCCCCCCTATGctgggggcagagcaggaggcACAGACCCTGCCAGTCCCGATGTCAGCTCCCCGGGCAGCTTATCGCCATCTCCTGCCATGATGAGCTCCCCACTTGAAGGCTTCCTGGGAGGACCCAAGGCGACACCTCCCCCCttatcccctcccccacctgcacCGACCCCACTGAAGATGTACCCATCTGTGCCTGCATTCTCCCCCGGCCCTGGTATCAAGGAGGAGCCAGTGCCACTGACTGTCCTACAGCCCGCCACTCCACAGCCCCTGCCAGGGGGCCTCCTGCCCCAGAGCttttctgccccagccccaccgcAGTTCAGCTCTGCCCCTGTGCTGGGCTATCCCAGCCCTTCTGGAGGCTTCTCCACAG GAAGCCCTCCAGGGAGCACCCTGCAGCCACTGCCTGGCCTGCCGCTGGCTTCCCTGCCAGCGGTCCCGCCCGGCTCCTTGCAAACCCAGGTCCAGAACACGGCTCCCCAACAGCTGTTGACGGCCACAGCCACCCCCACAGTGGCCCCTGGAACAACCACTGTGACCTCGCAGATCCAGCAGGTCCCG GTCCTGCTGCAGCCGCACTTCATCAAGGCAGAGTCACTGCTCCTAACGACCGTGAAAACAGACGTGGGAGCCACTGTGAAGGCAGCGAGTATCAGCTCCCTGGCCCCTGGCACAGCCGTGCAGACAGGGCCTTTACAG ACCCTGGTGAGTGGCGGAACCATCCTAGCGACAGTGCCACTAGTCGTGGACCCTGACAAGCTGCCCATCAACCGGCTGGCAGCCGGTGGCAAGGCCCCTGGCTCAGCCCAGAGCCGTGGCGAGAAGCGCACAGCCCACAATGCCATCGAGAAACGCTACCGCTCCTCCATCAATGACAAGATTGTCGAGCTCAAAGACCTGGTGGTGGGCACTGAGGCAAAG CTGAATAAATCTGCTGTCTTGCGCAAGGCCATCGACTACATCCGCTTCCTACAACAGAGCAACCAGAAACTCAAGCAGGAGAACCTGAGTCTGCGCACTGCTGCCCACAAAAGCA AATCTCTGAAGAACCTGGCGTCAGCCTGCAGCCGTGGAGGAAACACGGACACGCCCATGGAGGGCATGAAGCCTGAAGTGGTGGACACGCTGAGCCCGCCCCCCTCCGACGATGGCTCGCCCTCCCGGAGCAGCCCCTTGTCTCTTGGCAGCAGGAGCAGTGGCAGCAGGAGCAGCGGCAGTGACTCGGAACCCGACAGCCCCGTCTTCGAGGACAGCCAG GTGAAGCCAGAACAGCTGCCGTCCCCCCACAGCCGGGGCATGCTGGACCGCTCCCGCCTGGCCCTGTGCACACTCgtcttcctctgcctctcctgtAACCCCTTGGCGTCTCTGCTGGGCAGCTGGGGTCTCCCTGGCACCTCGGATGCCACCAGCATGAACCACCGTCCTGGGCGCAACATGTTGGGCACTGAGGGCAGAG ATGGCCCTGGCTGGTCCCCGTGGCTGCTGCCCCCCCTGATCTGGCTGACTAATGGGCTGCTGGTGCTAGTCTCTTTAACGCTTCTCTTTGTCTACGGAGAACCAGTCACACGGCCCCATTCAGGCCCCGCCGTGCGCTTCTGGAGGCATCGCAAGCAGGCTGACCTGGACCTGGCCCGG GGGGACTTTGCCCAGGCCACCCAGCAGCTGTGGTTGGCCCTACGGGCTCTGGGCCGACCCCTGCCTACCTCCCACCTGGACCTGGCCTGTAGCCTGCTCTGGAACCTCATCCGCCACCTGCTGCAGCGTCTCTGGGTGGGCCGTTGGCTGGCAGGCCGGGCAGGGAGCCTGCAAAGAGACTGTGCTCTGCAGGCAGACGCCCGCGCCAGTGCCCGAGAGGCAGCCCTGGTCTACCACCAGCTGCACCAGCTGCACACTATGG GGAAGTACTCAGGCGGGCCCCTCGCTGCCGCCAGCCTGGCGCTGAGTGCCGTGAACCTGGGGGAGTGTGCAGGGGACGCCGTGTCCACGGCCACACTGGCTGAGATCTATGTGGCGGCTGCACTGAGGGTCAAGACCAGTCTCCCACGGGCCTTGCATTTTCTGACA GGCATCTTCCTGAGTAGCGCCCGCCAggcctgcctggcacagagtggctCAGTGCCTCTTGCCATGCAGTGGCTCTGCCACCCTGTGGGCCACCGTTTCTTCGTGGATGGGGACTGGGCCGTGTGCGGTGCCCCACGGGAGAGCCTGTACAGCGTGGCCGGGAACCCAG TGGACCCCCTGGCCCAGGTGACTCAGCTATTCCGTGAACATCTCTTGGAGCGGGCGCTGAATTGTGTGGCCCAGCCCAACCCCAGCCCTGGATCGGCTGATGGGGACAG GGAATTCTCAGACGCCCTCGGGTATCTGCAGCTGCTGAACAGCTGTTCTGATGCTGCTGGGACTCCggcctgcagcttctccatcagctcCAGCATGGCCACCACCACTG GCACAGACCCGGTGGCCAAATGGTGGGCCTCGCTGACAGCTGTGGTGACCCACTGGCTGCGGCAGGATGAGGAGGCGGCCGAGCGGCTGTACCCGCTGGTGGAACACCTGCCCCGTGCCCTGCAGGAGTCTGA GAGACCCCTGCCCAGGGCAGCTCTGCACTCCGTCAAGGCTGCCCGGGCCCTGCTGGGCCGCGGGAAGGCAGACTCTGGCCCGGCGAGCCTGGCCCTCTGTGAGAAGGCTAGTGGGTACCTGCAGGACAGCCTGGCTACCACACCAGCTGGCAACTCCATTGACAAG GCCATGCAGCTGCTCCTGTGTGACCTGCTCCTTGTGGCACGCACTAGCCTGTGGCGGCGGCAGCAGCTGCCCGCACCAGCCCAGGCCTCCCAGGGTCCGGGCAGCGgggcccaggcctctgccctcGAGCTGCATGGTTTCCAACGGGACCTGAGCGGCCTGAGGCGTCTGGCACAGAGCTTCCGGCCTGCTATGCGGAGG GTGTTCCTCCATGAAGCCACGGCCCGGCTgatggcaggggccagccccacacggACACACCAGCTCCTGGACCGCAGTctgaggaggagggcaggcccCTGCGGCAAAGGAG GCGCGGCGGCGGAGTTGGAGCCGCGGCCCACGCGGCGGGAGCGCGCGGAGGCTCTGCTGCTGGCGTCCTGCTACCTGCCGCCCGGATTCCTGTCGGCGCCCGGGCAGCGCGTGGGCATGCTGGCCGAGGCGGCGCGCACGCTCGAGAAGCTCGGCGATCGCCGGCTGCTGCACGACTGCCAGCAGATGCTCCTGCGCCTGGGCGGCGGGACCACCGTCACCACCGGCTAG
- the SREBF1 gene encoding sterol regulatory element-binding protein 1 isoform X4, translating into MLQLINNQDSDFPGLFDPPYAGGRAGGTDPASPDVSSPGSLSPSPAMMSSPLEGFLGGPKATPPPLSPPPPAPTPLKMYPSVPAFSPGPGIKEEPVPLTVLQPATPQPLPGGLLPQSFSAPAPPQFSSAPVLGYPSPSGGFSTGSPPGSTLQPLPGLPLASLPAVPPGSLQTQVQNTAPQQLLTATATPTVAPGTTTVTSQIQQVPVLLQPHFIKAESLLLTTVKTDVGATVKAASISSLAPGTAVQTGPLQTLVSGGTILATVPLVVDPDKLPINRLAAGGKAPGSAQSRGEKRTAHNAIEKRYRSSINDKIVELKDLVVGTEAKLNKSAVLRKAIDYIRFLQQSNQKLKQENLSLRTAAHKSKSLKNLASACSRGGNTDTPMEGMKPEVVDTLSPPPSDDGSPSRSSPLSLGSRSSGSRSSGSDSEPDSPVFEDSQVKPEQLPSPHSRGMLDRSRLALCTLVFLCLSCNPLASLLGSWGLPGTSDATSMNHRPGRNMLGTEGRDGPGWSPWLLPPLIWLTNGLLVLVSLTLLFVYGEPVTRPHSGPAVRFWRHRKQADLDLARGDFAQATQQLWLALRALGRPLPTSHLDLACSLLWNLIRHLLQRLWVGRWLAGRAGSLQRDCALQADARASAREAALVYHQLHQLHTMGKYSGGPLAAASLALSAVNLGECAGDAVSTATLAEIYVAAALRVKTSLPRALHFLTGIFLSSARQACLAQSGSVPLAMQWLCHPVGHRFFVDGDWAVCGAPRESLYSVAGNPVDPLAQVTQLFREHLLERALNCVAQPNPSPGSADGDREFSDALGYLQLLNSCSDAAGTPACSFSISSSMATTTGTDPVAKWWASLTAVVTHWLRQDEEAAERLYPLVEHLPRALQESERPLPRAALHSVKAARALLGRGKADSGPASLALCEKASGYLQDSLATTPAGNSIDKAMQLLLCDLLLVARTSLWRRQQLPAPAQASQGPGSGAQASALELHGFQRDLSGLRRLAQSFRPAMRRVFLHEATARLMAGASPTRTHQLLDRSLRRRAGPCGKGGAAAELEPRPTRRERAEALLLASCYLPPGFLSAPGQRVGMLAEAARTLEKLGDRRLLHDCQQMLLRLGGGTTVTTG; encoded by the exons ATGCTTCAGCTCATCAACAACCAGGACAGCGACTTCCCTGGCCTGTTTGACCCCCCCTATGctgggggcagagcaggaggcACAGACCCTGCCAGTCCCGATGTCAGCTCCCCGGGCAGCTTATCGCCATCTCCTGCCATGATGAGCTCCCCACTTGAAGGCTTCCTGGGAGGACCCAAGGCGACACCTCCCCCCttatcccctcccccacctgcacCGACCCCACTGAAGATGTACCCATCTGTGCCTGCATTCTCCCCCGGCCCTGGTATCAAGGAGGAGCCAGTGCCACTGACTGTCCTACAGCCCGCCACTCCACAGCCCCTGCCAGGGGGCCTCCTGCCCCAGAGCttttctgccccagccccaccgcAGTTCAGCTCTGCCCCTGTGCTGGGCTATCCCAGCCCTTCTGGAGGCTTCTCCACAG GAAGCCCTCCAGGGAGCACCCTGCAGCCACTGCCTGGCCTGCCGCTGGCTTCCCTGCCAGCGGTCCCGCCCGGCTCCTTGCAAACCCAGGTCCAGAACACGGCTCCCCAACAGCTGTTGACGGCCACAGCCACCCCCACAGTGGCCCCTGGAACAACCACTGTGACCTCGCAGATCCAGCAGGTCCCG GTCCTGCTGCAGCCGCACTTCATCAAGGCAGAGTCACTGCTCCTAACGACCGTGAAAACAGACGTGGGAGCCACTGTGAAGGCAGCGAGTATCAGCTCCCTGGCCCCTGGCACAGCCGTGCAGACAGGGCCTTTACAG ACCCTGGTGAGTGGCGGAACCATCCTAGCGACAGTGCCACTAGTCGTGGACCCTGACAAGCTGCCCATCAACCGGCTGGCAGCCGGTGGCAAGGCCCCTGGCTCAGCCCAGAGCCGTGGCGAGAAGCGCACAGCCCACAATGCCATCGAGAAACGCTACCGCTCCTCCATCAATGACAAGATTGTCGAGCTCAAAGACCTGGTGGTGGGCACTGAGGCAAAG CTGAATAAATCTGCTGTCTTGCGCAAGGCCATCGACTACATCCGCTTCCTACAACAGAGCAACCAGAAACTCAAGCAGGAGAACCTGAGTCTGCGCACTGCTGCCCACAAAAGCA AATCTCTGAAGAACCTGGCGTCAGCCTGCAGCCGTGGAGGAAACACGGACACGCCCATGGAGGGCATGAAGCCTGAAGTGGTGGACACGCTGAGCCCGCCCCCCTCCGACGATGGCTCGCCCTCCCGGAGCAGCCCCTTGTCTCTTGGCAGCAGGAGCAGTGGCAGCAGGAGCAGCGGCAGTGACTCGGAACCCGACAGCCCCGTCTTCGAGGACAGCCAG GTGAAGCCAGAACAGCTGCCGTCCCCCCACAGCCGGGGCATGCTGGACCGCTCCCGCCTGGCCCTGTGCACACTCgtcttcctctgcctctcctgtAACCCCTTGGCGTCTCTGCTGGGCAGCTGGGGTCTCCCTGGCACCTCGGATGCCACCAGCATGAACCACCGTCCTGGGCGCAACATGTTGGGCACTGAGGGCAGAG ATGGCCCTGGCTGGTCCCCGTGGCTGCTGCCCCCCCTGATCTGGCTGACTAATGGGCTGCTGGTGCTAGTCTCTTTAACGCTTCTCTTTGTCTACGGAGAACCAGTCACACGGCCCCATTCAGGCCCCGCCGTGCGCTTCTGGAGGCATCGCAAGCAGGCTGACCTGGACCTGGCCCGG GGGGACTTTGCCCAGGCCACCCAGCAGCTGTGGTTGGCCCTACGGGCTCTGGGCCGACCCCTGCCTACCTCCCACCTGGACCTGGCCTGTAGCCTGCTCTGGAACCTCATCCGCCACCTGCTGCAGCGTCTCTGGGTGGGCCGTTGGCTGGCAGGCCGGGCAGGGAGCCTGCAAAGAGACTGTGCTCTGCAGGCAGACGCCCGCGCCAGTGCCCGAGAGGCAGCCCTGGTCTACCACCAGCTGCACCAGCTGCACACTATGG GGAAGTACTCAGGCGGGCCCCTCGCTGCCGCCAGCCTGGCGCTGAGTGCCGTGAACCTGGGGGAGTGTGCAGGGGACGCCGTGTCCACGGCCACACTGGCTGAGATCTATGTGGCGGCTGCACTGAGGGTCAAGACCAGTCTCCCACGGGCCTTGCATTTTCTGACA GGCATCTTCCTGAGTAGCGCCCGCCAggcctgcctggcacagagtggctCAGTGCCTCTTGCCATGCAGTGGCTCTGCCACCCTGTGGGCCACCGTTTCTTCGTGGATGGGGACTGGGCCGTGTGCGGTGCCCCACGGGAGAGCCTGTACAGCGTGGCCGGGAACCCAG TGGACCCCCTGGCCCAGGTGACTCAGCTATTCCGTGAACATCTCTTGGAGCGGGCGCTGAATTGTGTGGCCCAGCCCAACCCCAGCCCTGGATCGGCTGATGGGGACAG GGAATTCTCAGACGCCCTCGGGTATCTGCAGCTGCTGAACAGCTGTTCTGATGCTGCTGGGACTCCggcctgcagcttctccatcagctcCAGCATGGCCACCACCACTG GCACAGACCCGGTGGCCAAATGGTGGGCCTCGCTGACAGCTGTGGTGACCCACTGGCTGCGGCAGGATGAGGAGGCGGCCGAGCGGCTGTACCCGCTGGTGGAACACCTGCCCCGTGCCCTGCAGGAGTCTGA GAGACCCCTGCCCAGGGCAGCTCTGCACTCCGTCAAGGCTGCCCGGGCCCTGCTGGGCCGCGGGAAGGCAGACTCTGGCCCGGCGAGCCTGGCCCTCTGTGAGAAGGCTAGTGGGTACCTGCAGGACAGCCTGGCTACCACACCAGCTGGCAACTCCATTGACAAG GCCATGCAGCTGCTCCTGTGTGACCTGCTCCTTGTGGCACGCACTAGCCTGTGGCGGCGGCAGCAGCTGCCCGCACCAGCCCAGGCCTCCCAGGGTCCGGGCAGCGgggcccaggcctctgccctcGAGCTGCATGGTTTCCAACGGGACCTGAGCGGCCTGAGGCGTCTGGCACAGAGCTTCCGGCCTGCTATGCGGAGG GTGTTCCTCCATGAAGCCACGGCCCGGCTgatggcaggggccagccccacacggACACACCAGCTCCTGGACCGCAGTctgaggaggagggcaggcccCTGCGGCAAAGGAG GCGCGGCGGCGGAGTTGGAGCCGCGGCCCACGCGGCGGGAGCGCGCGGAGGCTCTGCTGCTGGCGTCCTGCTACCTGCCGCCCGGATTCCTGTCGGCGCCCGGGCAGCGCGTGGGCATGCTGGCCGAGGCGGCGCGCACGCTCGAGAAGCTCGGCGATCGCCGGCTGCTGCACGACTGCCAGCAGATGCTCCTGCGCCTGGGCGGCGGGACCACCGTCACCACCGGCTAG